A stretch of the Brevundimonas sp. MF30-B genome encodes the following:
- a CDS encoding VOC family protein, which produces MIRIKLTSIAVDDQDKAERFYVDKLGFQVKRNLPMGPVRYLTVVSPVEPDGVELSIEPGGQDLEFAAFQAMMVRKGIPWTTFQVDDIDADHARLTDLGVTFTGPPADMGEVRVAVLDDTCGNLIMLYSAAAPTAA; this is translated from the coding sequence GTGATCCGCATCAAGCTGACCAGCATCGCCGTGGATGATCAGGACAAGGCCGAGCGCTTCTACGTGGACAAGCTTGGATTTCAGGTGAAGCGGAACCTGCCGATGGGGCCGGTCCGCTATCTGACGGTGGTGTCCCCCGTCGAACCCGACGGCGTCGAACTTTCCATCGAACCCGGCGGTCAGGATCTCGAGTTCGCCGCCTTCCAGGCCATGATGGTGCGAAAAGGCATTCCGTGGACCACCTTTCAGGTGGATGACATCGACGCCGACCACGCACGGCTGACGGATCTAGGCGTAACGTTCACCGGCCCGCCCGCGGACATGGGCGAAGTGCGTGTCGCAGTCCTGGACGACACATGCGGCAATCTGATCATGCTTTATTCCGCCGCGGCCCCGACCGCAGCCTGA
- a CDS encoding SRPBCC family protein: MLIRRPIAEVYRAFVEPAATTRFWFTRSSGPLEAGRTVRWDWEMYGVGADVVVKALEPPHRILIEWDGPDTPTEVEWRFEPHGPHRTLVSIVNRGFHGDDDARTTAALDAMGGFSLVLAGAKVWLEHGLEATFVLDRHPDAVLPNRRD, from the coding sequence ATGCTCATCCGACGTCCCATAGCGGAGGTCTACCGGGCCTTTGTCGAGCCGGCCGCGACGACGCGCTTCTGGTTCACCCGCTCGAGCGGCCCCCTGGAAGCCGGCCGAACCGTGCGCTGGGATTGGGAGATGTATGGCGTCGGCGCCGACGTCGTGGTCAAGGCCTTGGAGCCGCCCCACCGCATCCTGATCGAGTGGGACGGGCCCGACACGCCCACCGAAGTCGAGTGGCGGTTTGAACCGCACGGCCCCCATCGCACTCTGGTCAGTATCGTCAACCGGGGCTTTCACGGTGACGACGACGCGCGGACGACGGCCGCGCTGGACGCCATGGGCGGCTTCAGCCTGGTGCTGGCCGGCGCCAAGGTCTGGCTCGAACATGGCCTGGAGGCGACGTTTGTTCTGGACCGCCATCCCGACGCCGTCCTGCCGAACCGGCGCGACTGA
- a CDS encoding tyrosine-type recombinase/integrase: MKVRALLRYCELHEWRGLRAKATLRTNIKHLNALIGDEDIDGLHYTRLKRLASELETFGKRPAAPATVKRKLDTLSNALTIATKMTAENGSPVLKAKPTFPTFEIDNIQERVISDDEIAALFEVIAVRRIAEPWRDWSRYDALIRFLLATACRRGEALRVWPGHIERREVDGVARHFVIFERYTTKTKKPRIVPLTADIVSLLPALRLQAGNGPLFPFEPWTLWAMWKAVREDMAARGYDFALVRYHTTRHTTLTKAMKRFPIAMVSKLAGHASIQITADRYGHLSADDLVEMVDGIAA; encoded by the coding sequence GTGAAGGTCCGCGCGCTCCTGCGATACTGCGAACTGCACGAGTGGCGCGGGCTAAGAGCCAAGGCGACGCTCCGCACCAACATCAAGCATCTGAACGCCCTGATTGGCGACGAGGACATCGACGGGCTGCACTACACGCGGCTCAAGCGGTTGGCGTCCGAACTGGAGACGTTCGGCAAGCGGCCAGCGGCGCCCGCTACCGTCAAGCGCAAGCTGGACACGCTGTCGAACGCCCTGACTATCGCAACGAAGATGACCGCCGAAAACGGATCGCCCGTCCTCAAGGCCAAGCCGACATTCCCGACGTTTGAGATCGACAACATTCAGGAGCGCGTGATCTCCGATGACGAGATCGCAGCCCTGTTCGAGGTCATCGCCGTTCGACGGATTGCCGAACCGTGGCGCGACTGGAGCCGCTACGACGCCTTGATCCGCTTCCTTCTGGCGACGGCCTGTCGGCGGGGCGAAGCCTTGCGGGTGTGGCCGGGCCATATCGAACGCCGCGAGGTCGATGGCGTGGCCCGACACTTCGTGATCTTCGAACGCTACACGACCAAGACCAAGAAACCCCGGATCGTGCCGCTCACGGCCGATATCGTCTCGCTGCTTCCCGCGCTGCGCCTACAGGCGGGCAACGGGCCGCTGTTCCCGTTCGAGCCATGGACCCTTTGGGCGATGTGGAAGGCGGTGCGCGAGGACATGGCGGCGCGCGGCTACGACTTCGCGCTGGTCCGCTACCACACCACGCGGCACACCACCCTGACCAAGGCCATGAAGCGGTTTCCCATCGCCATGGTGTCGAAGCTCGCCGGTCACGCCAGCATCCAGATTACGGCCGACCGATACGGCCACCTGTCGGCTGACGATCTCGTCGAAATGGTGGACGGGATCGCTGCATAG
- a CDS encoding multidrug efflux SMR transporter — protein MSWVYLLLAGIFEIGWPVGLKMAQVPSTRLSGIATAVFFMGVSGFLLWMAQKQIPIGTAYAVWTGIGAAGTFLVGVMIYGDPTSWMRWFGIALIIGGVVALKMAH, from the coding sequence ATGAGTTGGGTCTACCTGCTGCTGGCTGGGATTTTTGAGATCGGATGGCCGGTGGGTCTGAAGATGGCTCAGGTTCCCTCCACAAGATTGAGCGGGATCGCGACCGCCGTGTTCTTCATGGGGGTCAGTGGCTTTCTCCTTTGGATGGCTCAAAAGCAAATCCCAATCGGGACCGCATATGCGGTTTGGACCGGCATCGGTGCAGCCGGGACATTCCTCGTTGGGGTCATGATCTACGGCGATCCGACTTCTTGGATGCGCTGGTTTGGTATCGCCCTAATTATTGGCGGCGTGGTCGCGCTCAAGATGGCCCACTAA
- a CDS encoding helix-turn-helix transcriptional regulator — protein sequence MSLILTPAFAALAEPHRLAILGLLAGGERAAGDLVDALPVSQPTVSRHLSVLREAGLVTVRKDANRRLYSLNPRPLAEIDGWLETYRRLWTSRLDALEAHLDREFAQ from the coding sequence ATGAGCTTGATCCTTACGCCCGCGTTCGCCGCCCTGGCCGAGCCGCATCGCCTCGCAATCCTGGGGCTGCTGGCCGGCGGCGAGCGGGCGGCGGGGGATCTGGTGGACGCCTTGCCGGTCAGCCAGCCCACCGTGTCGCGCCATCTGTCCGTACTGCGCGAGGCCGGCCTCGTGACGGTGCGCAAAGACGCCAATCGACGGCTCTACAGCCTCAACCCTCGCCCTCTCGCCGAGATCGACGGCTGGCTGGAGACCTATCGACGTCTTTGGACCAGCCGGCTCGACGCTCTGGAGGCGCATTTGGACAGGGAGTTCGCTCAATGA
- a CDS encoding NUMOD4 motif-containing HNH endonuclease, translating to MEIWKPIPGSDYEASSLGRIRSPRGVILKPQPHTMGYHIVQVKRGSDTRCRTVTVHSLVAAAFHGPRPDGLDIAHGNCIKTDNRPSNLRYATRSENLRDSHAMGVSRGGRPLIYPWELLEVGQAFRSNPLNRNSIKRIVWDANRRFPGTFDIPDAANDDGSWTVTRVA from the coding sequence ATGGAGATTTGGAAGCCGATCCCCGGCTCTGACTACGAAGCCTCAAGCCTCGGGCGCATCCGCAGCCCGCGCGGAGTGATCCTCAAACCGCAGCCCCATACGATGGGCTATCACATCGTGCAGGTGAAGCGCGGGTCTGACACGCGATGCCGCACAGTGACTGTTCACAGTCTGGTAGCCGCAGCCTTCCACGGGCCACGCCCGGACGGCTTGGACATCGCACACGGCAACTGCATCAAGACTGACAACCGACCGTCGAACCTGCGATACGCCACGCGATCCGAGAACCTACGCGACAGCCACGCGATGGGCGTGAGCAGAGGCGGGCGCCCTTTGATCTACCCTTGGGAGCTTCTTGAGGTAGGCCAAGCCTTCCGCTCGAACCCACTCAATCGCAACAGCATCAAGCGTATAGTCTGGGACGCCAACCGCCGCTTCCCCGGCACATTCGACATCCCCGACGCCGCGAACGACGACGGCTCTTGGACCGTCACGAGGGTCGCGTGA
- a CDS encoding multidrug efflux SMR transporter: MIVINPWIALVIAGLLEVGWASAFKFVGPQRPVTSLVVIAAMGLSFWFLWMATQRIPIGTAYAIWTGIGAVGAATVGMAIYNEPATALRIVCIVLIVAGIVGLKLFSAAHP; this comes from the coding sequence ATGATCGTCATCAATCCCTGGATCGCCCTGGTCATCGCCGGCCTGCTGGAAGTCGGCTGGGCCTCGGCCTTCAAGTTCGTGGGCCCGCAGCGGCCCGTGACCTCCCTGGTCGTGATCGCCGCCATGGGCCTGAGCTTCTGGTTCCTGTGGATGGCGACCCAGCGCATTCCGATCGGCACCGCCTACGCCATCTGGACCGGCATAGGGGCGGTGGGCGCCGCGACCGTCGGCATGGCGATCTACAACGAGCCGGCGACGGCGCTGCGCATCGTCTGCATCGTCCTGATCGTCGCCGGGATCGTGGGGCTGAAGCTGTTCTCGGCGGCCCATCCATGA
- the thiD gene encoding bifunctional hydroxymethylpyrimidine kinase/phosphomethylpyrimidine kinase: MSGFKGRVLILAGSDSGGGAGIQADIKAVTMLGGFAATAITAVTVQNTLGVHGVHPLPIELIRAQAEAVLDDIGADALKTGMLGSVEVVETVAALMDQAGAPAVVDPVMVAKGGAALLPDQAVAAVKALMIPRAALLTPNAPEAEALTGLTVADLDGQRRAGEALLRLGARAVLMKGGHVPGERLIDVLMTPDSETLFEGERVETRHTHGTGCTLASACAAGLAKGLPLPIAVAEAWAYVAEAIRRAPGLGGGHGPLDHAWPVRR; encoded by the coding sequence ATGAGCGGCTTCAAGGGACGCGTCCTGATCCTGGCCGGCTCGGACTCGGGCGGTGGTGCCGGCATCCAGGCCGACATCAAGGCGGTGACCATGCTGGGCGGCTTTGCGGCCACGGCGATCACGGCCGTCACCGTCCAGAACACCCTGGGCGTCCACGGCGTGCACCCTCTGCCCATCGAACTGATCCGCGCCCAGGCCGAGGCGGTGCTGGACGACATCGGCGCCGATGCGCTCAAGACCGGCATGCTGGGGTCGGTCGAGGTGGTCGAGACGGTCGCTGCCCTGATGGATCAGGCCGGGGCGCCCGCGGTGGTCGACCCCGTCATGGTGGCCAAGGGCGGCGCGGCTCTGCTGCCGGACCAGGCCGTCGCGGCGGTGAAGGCGCTGATGATCCCGCGCGCCGCCCTCTTGACCCCCAATGCGCCGGAGGCGGAGGCCCTGACCGGCCTGACCGTGGCCGACCTGGACGGCCAGCGGCGCGCCGGCGAGGCCCTGCTCCGACTCGGCGCGCGCGCCGTGCTGATGAAGGGCGGCCATGTGCCGGGCGAGCGGCTGATCGACGTGCTGATGACGCCGGACAGCGAGACCCTGTTCGAGGGCGAGCGGGTCGAGACGCGCCACACCCATGGGACGGGCTGCACACTGGCCAGTGCGTGTGCGGCCGGCCTGGCCAAGGGCCTGCCACTGCCCATCGCTGTGGCCGAGGCCTGGGCCTATGTCGCCGAGGCCATCCGCCGCGCGCCCGGCCTGGGCGGCGGCCACGGCCCCTTGGACCACGCCTGGCCCGTGCGCCGATGA
- a CDS encoding recombinase family protein — translation MPIKAFAYVRYSDPSQSTGNSVARQTEMAISYAATAGVELDWTYRDDGVSAFHGLNRTTGDLGRFIGDVQSGKVAKGSHLLIEGFDRFSREDPMEALWTFLTVIRSGIVLVTLADNQVWSAETLMGQSHRLFGVLPHMERAHSESKVKSTRTLHNWQQRRAKGVVVDRLTKPAWLDVVDGEYKVNDDKQRILLRIFEEVAAGTGVDRVARRLNEAGERAWGHAYKDTGSRAGQTRKWHGSYIQTILNSRAIIGEHQHHQYESGSRKRIPIGDPIPGYFPPAISLDLYHRAKAAFKSRNVGGGRKEASLVNLFGDAIRCADCGSRMRWGGHHHRERDGGNFAYYRCSSTVQRTGCDHTPKHRVVYLENAVLNLVTEIRLEGLADDAEAKAKVAEAKHQRQLAKDRAMKAARLVLEMDNAIMRELANEASDASLAANKAVLDAEEELAIVRTRLMPSNQQTAIADLRAAYTETKDIGLRMQLAGAVKTVMDNIIIDRDGFATVSVMGGARVYRFKIAKTVTSFTLVSGETVMEIGQARTNAEAQAFKDSLKRAA, via the coding sequence ATGCCGATCAAAGCCTTTGCGTATGTGCGCTACAGCGATCCGTCGCAATCCACCGGCAATTCGGTGGCCCGTCAGACGGAGATGGCGATCAGCTACGCCGCGACGGCTGGCGTTGAACTCGACTGGACATATCGGGACGACGGGGTTTCCGCCTTCCACGGCTTGAACCGCACGACTGGCGACCTTGGCCGGTTCATTGGGGACGTTCAGAGCGGCAAGGTCGCCAAAGGATCACACCTTCTGATCGAAGGCTTCGACCGGTTCTCACGCGAAGACCCGATGGAAGCTTTGTGGACGTTCCTGACCGTGATCCGGTCGGGGATCGTGCTGGTCACACTTGCCGACAATCAGGTCTGGTCCGCCGAAACCCTCATGGGTCAAAGCCACCGGCTCTTCGGCGTCCTCCCGCACATGGAGCGCGCCCATAGCGAGTCGAAGGTGAAGAGCACCCGCACCCTCCACAACTGGCAACAAAGGCGGGCGAAGGGTGTGGTCGTGGACAGGCTGACCAAGCCCGCGTGGCTTGATGTCGTGGACGGGGAATACAAGGTCAACGACGACAAGCAGCGTATCTTGCTCCGCATCTTCGAAGAGGTCGCAGCCGGGACCGGCGTGGATCGCGTGGCGCGTCGTCTGAACGAAGCGGGCGAACGAGCATGGGGCCACGCCTACAAGGACACCGGCTCGCGCGCTGGCCAGACCCGCAAATGGCACGGCTCCTATATCCAAACGATCCTGAACAGCCGGGCGATCATTGGCGAGCATCAGCACCACCAATACGAATCCGGGTCGAGAAAACGCATCCCTATCGGCGATCCGATCCCCGGCTACTTCCCGCCCGCGATTTCGCTCGATCTGTATCACCGCGCTAAGGCCGCGTTTAAGTCGCGCAACGTCGGGGGAGGCCGCAAGGAAGCCTCTCTGGTCAACCTCTTCGGAGACGCCATCCGGTGCGCCGATTGCGGGTCTCGGATGCGTTGGGGTGGTCACCATCACCGGGAGCGGGATGGCGGCAACTTCGCCTATTACCGGTGTTCCTCGACGGTCCAGCGCACCGGATGCGATCACACGCCCAAACACCGGGTGGTCTACCTCGAAAACGCTGTCCTCAATCTGGTGACAGAAATCCGTCTGGAGGGACTGGCCGACGACGCCGAGGCCAAGGCCAAGGTCGCCGAGGCCAAACATCAGCGTCAGTTGGCGAAGGATCGCGCGATGAAGGCCGCCCGACTGGTCCTCGAAATGGACAACGCGATCATGCGCGAACTCGCCAATGAAGCTTCGGACGCATCGCTGGCCGCGAACAAAGCCGTCTTGGACGCGGAAGAAGAACTGGCCATCGTCCGAACCCGGCTCATGCCGTCGAACCAGCAGACGGCCATCGCCGATCTTCGCGCCGCCTACACGGAGACCAAGGACATCGGTCTTCGGATGCAACTGGCCGGAGCCGTGAAGACGGTCATGGACAACATCATCATCGACCGGGACGGCTTCGCCACGGTCTCGGTCATGGGCGGGGCGCGCGTCTACCGTTTCAAGATCGCCAAGACGGTCACGTCATTCACGCTGGTCAGCGGGGAGACGGTCATGGAGATCGGGCAAGCCCGGACGAACGCCGAGGCTCAAGCGTTCAAGGACAGCCTTAAGAGAGCCGCGTAG
- a CDS encoding DUF1579 family protein yields MSDAPSASSITEQHRWLDHFLGDWTFETGQGEDRSQGMEAVRRLGDQWIITEGVMPSGAYLSVVGFDPAKGRFIGQWVGSMMSHAWIYDGELSPDRRALLLFSEGPAADGSDRMQTYRDTFEITSLDERIQRGACLDENGDWNELYVTTLRRKGAAL; encoded by the coding sequence ATGAGCGACGCCCCCTCCGCTTCGAGCATTACCGAACAGCATCGCTGGCTGGACCATTTCCTCGGCGATTGGACCTTTGAAACCGGCCAGGGCGAGGACCGCAGCCAGGGCATGGAAGCCGTCCGGCGGCTCGGCGATCAATGGATCATCACCGAAGGCGTTATGCCGAGCGGCGCCTATTTGTCCGTTGTGGGCTTCGACCCGGCGAAGGGACGCTTCATCGGCCAGTGGGTCGGGTCGATGATGAGCCATGCGTGGATCTATGACGGCGAGCTGTCGCCGGACCGCCGCGCATTGCTCCTCTTCAGCGAGGGTCCTGCTGCCGATGGGTCCGATCGGATGCAGACCTATCGCGACACGTTTGAAATCACGAGCCTCGACGAACGCATCCAGCGAGGCGCCTGTCTGGATGAGAACGGCGACTGGAACGAGCTCTACGTCACCACTCTGCGCCGCAAGGGAGCCGCCCTGTGA
- a CDS encoding TetR/AcrR family transcriptional regulator, which produces MHQHYGWNTLVFEKLQEGSMGRKPSVDKAAVLDAAQRIVDQEGASALSIGAVAAAAGISKGGVQSAFGTKDDLIAAMLDRWLKADDAEIARLSGEYGPIRGHVQATRKLGDNAERQITNLMAALMSSPTHTATVRDWYRARFGDLSAKSASARLALLASEGAYYLRFLGLVEMSPAEWRAIFDDIETLAGKPS; this is translated from the coding sequence TTGCATCAGCACTACGGTTGGAATACGCTCGTATTCGAAAAGTTGCAAGAGGGTTCCATGGGTCGAAAGCCATCCGTCGATAAAGCCGCAGTGTTGGATGCCGCGCAGAGGATCGTGGATCAGGAAGGAGCGTCAGCACTCTCTATCGGTGCCGTCGCGGCTGCTGCGGGCATATCGAAGGGCGGCGTCCAATCTGCTTTTGGAACCAAGGACGATCTCATTGCGGCCATGCTTGATCGTTGGCTTAAAGCTGATGACGCTGAAATTGCCCGGCTTTCGGGCGAATACGGCCCAATCCGAGGACATGTTCAAGCTACCCGCAAACTTGGCGACAATGCCGAGCGTCAGATCACGAACCTCATGGCGGCACTAATGTCCTCGCCTACGCATACCGCGACGGTGCGCGATTGGTATCGTGCGCGTTTCGGCGACCTGTCCGCCAAGTCTGCGTCAGCCCGTCTGGCTCTGCTTGCTTCGGAAGGAGCCTATTATCTCCGCTTCCTCGGCTTGGTTGAAATGTCACCGGCGGAATGGCGAGCCATCTTTGACGACATCGAGACCCTTGCCGGAAAGCCAAGCTGA
- a CDS encoding SRPBCC family protein, with protein sequence MTDVMDRIDQGVWRAIDGGWELRFERRLRHSPDRVWGALTTPQGLRCWLAEGVIEPREGGRMDLNFRQPETPDFPDTRDCREQSNEVLVFDPPRRFDHTFGHEESIVSWRLAPDGDGTHLTLIHRVPQAWECDLSRTLSGWHHHMEGLEDAAQGRRHPWSWSRWTALRDAYAVEIAS encoded by the coding sequence ATGACCGATGTCATGGATCGGATCGATCAAGGCGTCTGGCGCGCGATCGACGGTGGCTGGGAGCTGCGCTTCGAGCGCCGTCTGCGTCATTCGCCGGACCGCGTCTGGGGCGCTCTCACCACGCCTCAGGGGTTGAGGTGCTGGCTGGCCGAAGGGGTTATCGAACCCCGGGAAGGAGGGCGAATGGACCTGAATTTCCGCCAGCCCGAAACACCGGATTTTCCCGACACCCGCGACTGCCGCGAGCAGTCCAACGAAGTGCTGGTGTTCGACCCGCCCCGCCGGTTTGACCACACCTTCGGCCACGAAGAATCGATCGTCAGCTGGCGGCTGGCGCCCGATGGCGACGGCACGCACCTGACCCTGATCCATCGGGTGCCCCAGGCCTGGGAATGCGACCTCAGCCGCACCCTGTCGGGCTGGCATCACCACATGGAAGGCCTGGAGGACGCCGCCCAGGGGCGGCGACATCCTTGGAGCTGGTCCCGCTGGACGGCCCTGCGCGACGCCTATGCGGTCGAGATCGCATCATGA
- the folP gene encoding dihydropteroate synthase, with protein sequence MSRPLVMGIVNVTPDSFSDGGRLATAEAAIAHGLKLVEQGADWLDVGGESTRPGAAPVAEAEELDRVLPVIEGLAARWGGRISIDTLKPDLARAAMAAGAAMWNDVSALSWAPDSLKTAADLSCSVCLMHMKGEPRTMQAAPAYEDVVAEVADYLVERAEAAMTAGVARDAIWLDPGLGFGKTAAHNLALTARLDRIAALGFPVLYGASRKRTIQAMDPTATDPLDRLGGSLALALEAARRGADMVRVHDVRETVQALKLQAAVGAAAE encoded by the coding sequence ATGAGCCGGCCTCTGGTCATGGGCATCGTCAACGTCACGCCCGACAGCTTTTCGGACGGCGGACGGCTGGCGACGGCCGAGGCGGCGATAGCGCATGGCTTGAAGCTGGTCGAACAGGGCGCCGACTGGCTGGATGTGGGCGGCGAGAGCACGCGGCCGGGCGCCGCGCCGGTGGCCGAGGCCGAGGAGTTGGACCGGGTGCTCCCGGTGATCGAGGGTCTGGCCGCACGGTGGGGCGGGCGGATCAGCATCGACACCCTCAAGCCCGATCTGGCTCGGGCGGCTATGGCGGCGGGGGCCGCCATGTGGAACGACGTCTCCGCCCTCTCCTGGGCTCCCGACAGCCTCAAGACGGCGGCCGATCTCAGCTGTTCCGTCTGCCTGATGCATATGAAGGGCGAGCCGCGCACCATGCAGGCCGCGCCCGCCTACGAAGATGTCGTCGCTGAGGTCGCCGACTATCTGGTCGAACGGGCCGAGGCGGCCATGACGGCAGGCGTCGCCCGCGACGCGATCTGGCTGGACCCCGGCCTCGGCTTCGGCAAGACGGCGGCGCACAACCTCGCCCTGACGGCGCGTCTGGATCGGATCGCGGCGCTCGGCTTTCCGGTGCTGTACGGCGCCAGCCGCAAGCGCACGATCCAGGCGATGGATCCGACCGCGACCGACCCGCTGGACCGCCTAGGGGGCTCGCTGGCTCTTGCGCTGGAGGCGGCGCGACGCGGGGCGGACATGGTCCGCGTCCATGATGTGCGCGAAACCGTCCAGGCGCTGAAGCTTCAGGCTGCGGTCGGGGCCGCGGCGGAATAA